One region of Metallosphaera sedula DSM 5348 genomic DNA includes:
- a CDS encoding transcriptional regulator: MPEEYLTTRERILLLLRSSVEPLTARDIMQATGIRREQEVYDHIYHIALSSKRKDYVVILYPPRCESCGAEISLEKPKRPSRCPRCKSERISQPKFLIRGRDEV; encoded by the coding sequence TTGCCGGAGGAATATCTTACAACGAGGGAGAGAATACTGTTGTTACTTAGGTCATCTGTGGAGCCCCTAACAGCTAGGGATATTATGCAAGCTACAGGGATAAGAAGGGAGCAGGAGGTTTACGATCATATATATCACATTGCCCTCTCCTCAAAGAGGAAGGATTATGTGGTAATACTTTACCCTCCTAGGTGCGAATCATGCGGTGCTGAGATATCACTTGAGAAACCTAAAAGGCCGAGCAGATGTCCCAGGTGTAAGTCCGAGAGGATTTCACAGCCCAAGTTTTTAATAAGGGGAAGGGATGAGGTCTGA
- a CDS encoding sugar nucleotide-binding protein, which yields MKIIVTDEGEIAREIAKDLPGEVLVTDSPYRVLQERPDIVIHTYEVPYQEANWDRARAWNVNTWLAINMGKADHKIGALNVYLSSSMIFNGRRGFYGETSTPDPLNYYGVTKLAGEIGIASLGNYLVLRLGFPFSLSYRGLLYNHLRSLVLRGRAVCNRNFYLSIISTRGIGRVVSLLLKKGATGVINVGNRVSECEVVEEMTKYFPGQVVEKDGKHFDFSLDDWLLRSFGIKLSPRNELREPFAGGISYNEGENTVVT from the coding sequence ATGAAAATTATAGTGACCGACGAAGGGGAAATAGCTAGGGAGATAGCGAAGGACCTTCCAGGGGAGGTATTGGTAACTGACTCACCCTATCGAGTCCTTCAGGAGAGGCCTGACATAGTGATACATACCTATGAAGTTCCATATCAGGAGGCCAATTGGGATAGGGCTAGAGCTTGGAACGTAAACACTTGGCTAGCCATAAACATGGGCAAGGCTGACCACAAGATAGGGGCTCTCAACGTCTACCTTTCCTCGTCCATGATATTCAACGGCAGAAGGGGATTTTATGGGGAAACCTCTACCCCAGATCCCTTGAACTATTACGGAGTGACAAAGTTAGCAGGTGAGATTGGAATTGCGTCCCTTGGTAACTACCTGGTCCTTAGGCTGGGTTTTCCCTTCTCCCTCTCCTACAGGGGGTTACTCTACAATCACCTTAGGAGCCTCGTGTTGAGGGGAAGGGCAGTCTGTAATAGGAATTTTTACCTTTCCATTATATCCACAAGGGGCATAGGCAGAGTTGTTTCCCTCCTCCTTAAGAAGGGTGCCACAGGGGTCATAAACGTGGGTAACAGGGTTAGCGAGTGTGAGGTGGTGGAGGAGATGACCAAATATTTCCCAGGTCAGGTCGTAGAGAAGGATGGAAAGCACTTCGATTTCTCCCTCGACGATTGGCTCCTCAGATCATTTGGTATAAAATTGTCCCCGAGAAATGAATTAAGGGAGCCATTTGCCGGAGGAATATCTTACAACGAGGGAGAGAATACTGTTGTTACTTAG